The genomic stretch TTTTACAATATCAGTTTGCATCATAAGATAATATCAAAAAACCTTTACTCCGTTTTTCATGTCCTTTTCCAATAAAAGAATACTTATCATCCCGTTTTCTTCGTCATCAGCGGCAAAAATCATCGCCTCCGATTCCTCACCCATTATTTTTTTCGGAACCATATTAACCACAAACACTGTTTTTTTATCGATTAATTCTTCTGGCTCATACCATTTATGTATACCGGAATACACCGTTTTTACCCCCAACTCGCCAAAATCTACTCTCATTCTGATTAATTTCTCCGATTTCGGAACACAAACTGCTTCAATAATTTGGCCTACTCTAAACTCAACCTTGGAAAAATCGGCATAAGTTATTTGATCCATAATCGATTTTATCAAATAAATCACTTTATGATATCCTAGAGGATGAAGATAAACCCCAATATGTTTCGAGGATATGATTTACGTGGTATTGCTAATGTCGATTTAAATCCGGAAATAGTTCAAAACATCGGCCGTGCCTATGGAACTTATTTATCTAACAAAGATATCAAGGATGCAGTTGTCGGTCGTGATTGTCGTCAGACCAGTTTGGAATACTCAGAGGCACTGATTAAAGGAATCAGACAGTCGGGGATTAATGTGGTCGATATTGGCCTAACCATGATAGGCACCTTTTATTGGTCTCAACATCACTTAAACATCCGAGGGGGTGTTTTTGTTACCGCCTCACATAATCCGGCCGAATACAACGGCTTTAAAATTGCATCTGACCTTTCCGAAACGCTTGTCTCCGACGGAATGAAAGAACTCCGTATAAAAGTAGAGAATGATGATTATGTTCAAAATAAACCCCAAGGTACTTACAAAGAATATGATATTAACGAACCCTATTTTCGGGAAATTATTAAACTTTTCCCTCAGAATAAAAAATTAAAAATCCTAATTGATCCCAGTCATACCACTGCCGGTGTAATGGTTCCGTCTCTGCTTCGTCGACTAGGCCACGAAGTAATTGAAATGCACTGCAATATCGACCCCACGTTTCCACTTGGAACACCCGATCCGACAGAGTCATTCGTTGCAAAAAGGTTGTCACAAGAAGTTGTTTCCGCCGGCGCCGACATTGGCTTTACCTACGACTCTGATGGTGACAGAATCGGAATTGTCGATGAAAAAGGTGGGATTATTTGGAACGATGTTTTGTTGGCTATTTTTGCGGCCGATGTTTTGGCACACCACCCAGGCGAGAAGATCATGTTCAACACCCTTTGTTCCAAAATAGTTCCCGAAACCATTGTTGCCAACGGAGGTGTCCCATTCATGTGGCGAACAGGCCATTCTTTTTTAAAGAAAAAAAATCAGGAAATAAAAGCTGCTTTTATTGGTGAACTTTCCGGCCATTTTTTCTTTTCAGCAGATTTCTATAATCATGATGATGGTATTTATTCCACCGTAAGACTAATTGATTATATCGCTCGAACAGGTAAAACATTATCCGAGGCAGTTTTAAAGTTGCCTCAATATATTTCCAGTCCAGAGATAAAAATCGGCAGTCCTGATGACAAAAAAGTTGCTTTAATGTCAAAAATCAGTCAAATATTGAAAAAAGATTATCCCTCCGCTGAAATTGTAGATGATGAGAGAGCCGGAGATGGAGTCCGACTCGATATGCCGGATTCTATGTTTGTGGTCCGTTATTCCCAAAACGGACCTTATCTAACCATAAAATTTGAAGCCAGAACGCAGACTAAATACGAAGAACTAAAAAAATACATTGCAAATCTCATGCGCACTTTTCCACACGACGTAGACTGGTCATTTGGCGCTAATTTGGAAAGCTTAGAGTAAAGTCCATTTTTATTGTCTATTATATTTTTATGACAAAATATCAACCTTCAGTCGAAATTCTTGATCGTTACGCCGACGTTCTCGTCAACTTTGCCCTTAATCACGGCAAAGGAATGAAAAAGGGAGAAGTGGTTTTTCTCCAAGTCCCGGAATCTGCAAAACCTCTCCTAGTTTCATTGCAAAAAATAGTCCTTCGGAGTGGGGGACACGCCATCATACAATATCTCCCCGATGAAATCCAAAAAGATTTTTTTGCCCTGGCCTCAGACGAACAAATAAATTTTTTTCCTGCCAAATTTTTAAAAGGAAAAATCGACCAGGCCGATCATTTTCTCACCATTTTAGCCGAAACCAATCTTCACGAACTTGAAGGCATAGACCCATACAAAATCATGGACCGCAATCGCTCCATGAAGCCCTATCTCGATTGGCGAAATGTCAAGGAAGCCAAAGGAAAATTTTCCTGGACACTTGGTCTGTATGCCACCCCTGCCATGGCCAAAGAGGCCGGTATTTCTTTAAAATCATGCTGGAAACAAATCATTCGCGCCTGTTATCTTGACAACCACAGCCCCGTTAACAAGTGGAAAAAAGTCCAAATCGAAATTAATCGTGTAAAGGACAAATTAAATAAACTTAATATTGAAAGTTTACATATTAAATCCAGAAATTGTGACTTTACAGTTGGGATCGATAGAAACAGAAAATGGCTAGGCGGTAACGGTGCCAATATTCCCAGTTTTGAGCTGTTTATTTCTCCCGACTGGCGAAAAACCAACGGCCATATATTTTTCAATCAACCCCTTTACCGTTACGGTAATCTGATAAAAAACATAAATTTAGATTTTAAAGCAGGTATAGTAATCAATGCCACCGCCAATTACGGCCAAAAGGTACTCACCGATTTATTAAAAGTAGAAAACGCAAACAAAATCGGTGAATTTTCTTTAACTGACAAACGCATATCCAAAATAAACAGCTTTATGGCAGAAACTCTCTATGATGAAAATTTCGGAGGCAGATTTGGCAATACTCATATTGCCCTGGGTAATTCTTTTCGAGATTCTCACCCCGGTAATACTTCAAAAATTACCGCAAAAGAATGGGATGATCTGGGATTCAATGACTCAGCCATCCATGTTGACCTAATATCTAGCGAGAATCGAATGGTCACCGCAACCTTAGAAAACGGCACGCAGATAATAATCTATAAGGATGGTGTCTTCTGTATTTAAACACTTCACAACCTACTAACCTATCTTCTATCTTTTGGTTGTAAAATTTTTAACTGAGGAACTATATTCAACCCCGGATGCGTTCTTAGAGTGTACTTTATAATAGTACTTTCTACCCCGGCTTAAACCAGAGAGCTTTACGGAATGAATTTTTGTCAAGTTATTATCTAAAGTCGTCGAATTATTAAGAAAAATTGACATTACTCCATAGCTCACCCTACTTGTTCCTGGGTTTGAGCTTGTCCAGTTTATTACCACCGAACTACTGGTAATATTTGTGGCGGAAATTGCCGATATAACTATTGGCTGAGCTGTTGGTATCGGAATTGGTGTTGGTGTATTTGTAGGAGTGGGTATACTAGTCGGTACCAAAACAGGTATTGGGTTTTTATAAATTCTAATTTGCCCTCTGTTTGCATCAAATACATACAAATCATCATTACTATCAAAAACTGCTCCAACCGGCCAATTATAGAAATCAGACAGATAACCATCAGGTTTTGCAAACTCTGGATCGGACGGGTTATTCTGGTTAACAAGTGCCGGATCATTATAATACTCAACAAACCTGTTGCCTCCATAAGGATTTTGCCCTACCACCATTTGATTTAGGCTATTGAATGTTGGTTCAAAAGTCATATGTGGATAGCTGTTCGATGAGCTTTTTCTCGGAAATGACTTGGTGGCGAAGGTGGCATACATAACTTCTGCGTTGTCCGATGGAAATAAGGCCGAAGAAAACATCAGCAGTCTCCAGTTTCCCGCCGATTCCAAATAATGGTCCGATACATACAAATTCCCTTTTTTATCTATTGCCAAAGCCCCGGGGTAACACAGCATATTCAAATCCGCCGTCAGTGCTGTCCCTGAATTGGGCTGAGGCACCACACCTCGATTACACTCATTCCCGTTAATATCATTCTGCCCCAATACAACGTCGACCACCGGATCAGTCAGTGGGGTTCTTATTCTAAACACTCTGTGATTAATAGTGTCTGATACCCACAAAAACTCAGAATGTTCCGTAATCGCTAATCCGTGAGCATCATCAAAATTCACCTGCCCTCCGCCTAAAACCTGAATCGGCGAACTAATTATTTTCACTGCCGACGCACCGATCGATAAAGGTGCCTGGTATAAAACTACTTGGTTGGACCTCATTATCCAAACTCTGTTATCAGAATCAACTTTTATCTGTTCATACCCGGGATTTGGTAGCTCGCTAAAATTAGAAACGCCTACATAGCCATCCGGTGTTTGGCCGTTTACAAGACTATCCTTATCATTCCAAAACAATACCCTGTTATTACCGGCAATCAGCTGGTTTCCGGCAATAGCGACTCCCACAAAACCCGGATGCTCAAATCTCCTGGCTGAAGTAAAATTATATCCGTATGGTGGAGAAAACAACCTCTTCGTTTGAAGATAACTCCCGTCACTCTGTTTTGTGAACCTATAGACATCTTGTCCATATACATATGAAGAAGGCAGCAAACTACCTTCACTGTCGATCCCCACTGAGCCACCCCCCAATGCTTCAACACTTAATTGTGTAATTACGTTAGTACCGTTGCTATCCCATAATCTGATCCGACCCGACCATACATTATTATCATATACAAATATCCCTCTCCCATCCGGGTCTATTTCTACCGCCACTGGATTTGTGTGATCTGCTCCAAAAATGGCTCCGCTCATTCCGACACTAAACGGTTCACTAAATTGGAGAACTCTATTATTATAAGTATCGGCAACTAATATTCTTGCATTGTTACCGTCATATCTCACCGCTCCCGGACCATGCAATCTATCAGGTGAACTCCCGTATGACCAATCGCCCCCTGTCGTAAAGTTTGGTTGACCCAACACTACATCAGCGGTCTTAGAAATAATACCAGTCTGCGTATCTCTTGGAAATCTCAAAACCCTGTTATTTCCACCATCGGCTACCCATAAATTTCCGAATTTATCGATCGTAACTCCGCCCCCGGCAGCGCCGATAGAGTGAAAGCAGATCGAAAACGCAGTTGGAGGCGGTGAAGCCGAAAAACCATTCCCAATCCCTCCACTGATATTACATTGATTACCGCTAAAATCCGCCTGGCCCCAAACCTCATCCGCCACCGTATCCGTTGTAAACGGGCTAATAAACTTCAATACTCGGTTGTTTTGCGAATCGGCCACAAAAAGATTTCCATAATCATCAACGAACATACTGACAAAACTTTTGTCTTCCAGCGTTGTCCGGGTAGACTCTGGCATCCCACACAAAGTCGATGCCGATGCCGGTCTCCTGTTTGGGTATGTGTCAAAACTTGCATCCTGATTACACGCCCCATAATCACTCGCCGATGGCTGTCCTATTACCAAATCCGCGCTGCACGGTGAATCTCCACTATAACAGTTGGCGAGATTTATCCCAAGTATTCTGCTATTTCCCGAATCCCAAACGTAGAGTCTACCCGGGCTTACCGACCTATCAATTATTGTTCCACCCGGTGATGATACTTTAAACGGTACTACCTCTCGGGGGGCAATCTCTCCAAAATCTCTTTTACCAATAACTGTATCAGCCCAAAAATCTCCGGAAATACCCCGACTTACAACTGCCCCTTGAGCCAATACAAATTCTTTTTTTTGATACCACCAGACGCATGTCAAACTTACAATGAAAATTGATATTACTGACACATAAACCACTTTCGAAAGAACCTTCATAATATATTTTTATCAAACCAATAAAAGCACTTAGCTCAGTAAACAGCAGCAATATATTTTTGTCAATGGGTACTTATCGTCCCCTACAAGTCCCTAAATAATATCTCCTTAAAATCGGATACTCTTCCGTTACATATCTTTACCCCTTCTTCTTTCAGAAGTTCCATCTTCTTTTTCTGATACTTACCGTCTTTAAATCCAAAATAGCCTCCGATCTTTCCATTACTTTTTACCACCCTATGGCAGGGGACTTCGGGAGCAAATGGATTATTCCTTAAAGCCTGGCCAATAGCCCGATAACACTTGCACCCCATAATATCTGCAATTACTTTATAAGTGGTTACGTTGCCAACAGGAACTTTTTTAACTATTTTGTATACTTTATCTCTAAATTTACTCATACGCTAGACAGCCGTGTTGCCGTTCATTAATATTATATCTCTATAAATGTTTAGCCCTGTTATACTCATAAAGATGACCTCATTTCATATCAAGTTGATTGCAATTATCGCCATGGTTATCGACCATGTAAGTCTTTTCTTTTACCCTGACAATCTTGCTCTAAAAATTGTCGGCCGGTTATCTTTCCCGCTTTTTGCTTTTATGGTGGCGATTGGCGCCCGTCACACCCAAAATATCAGCAAATATTTTTTGCGAATGTTAATTTTTGCATTAATCTCACAAACTCCATATCATTTGACCCATCGGCTAATTAATCCTGAATTTTCTAAACTAAATGTTCTTTTTACATTTTCACTAGCCCTCTTGGCAATTATTCTGAGCACCAAAATCACCAAAGTCCTCGTGAAACTTATACCAATAGTACTCTCTGCGGCAGCGGCCCAGTTTCTAAAAACTGATTATGGGGCACTGGGGTTGCTTTTGGTCATTTCCTTTTATTATTTTTTTGATAATTTCAAAATTTCTTCTTTCTCACAAGTTATATTTGCCTTCCTTGCCACCCTTATATCTGTCTCCGGTTTCAAACAGTTTTCCATTTCGCAAATTGATCTTGGCCCTGCAATAAGCCTACTCACTATCCCGATTATCTACTCCTACAATTACAAAGAAGGTCCAAAAGCAAAATACCTATTTTATATCTTTTACCCACTTCAATACACAATAATCTATCTCACCATGACTATATTTTCCCGATAGCAACTTGGAAACACCTACAATAAAGAGCATTTTGATATCATTCCATCTGTTCAACAAAAACAAACTAAAATAAAAGCACTTTATAATATTTATTGATATATCTTTATAGTCAATAAACCCTATTAATAAGCAAAATAGTAATAATATTATCACTTCTGGCTTTTTCCCTTTAAATTAATTAAACTGTGTAAATTATTGATTGTAATTTCAAATATGGAACATAGAGTATCAAGAAGAGATCTTCTAAGATCGGGAGCTGCTGCGCTAGCTGGTCTAGCTGCAAAAGGTTGTATGCCAGAATCTGCCCCTTCGCAAACAGCACAACCTCCTGCCAATAGCAATGAGGCTCCTCAACCATACGTTGAACAGCCCGCTCAACAACCTACAGTTGCAGTGGTTGAAGAAAGACCATCTACAGACAAATCTCTGAATGAACTTTATGATATATATCAAAACGGTGACTTGAGTAAAATTGCTCCGGAGCGTAATTTGGATGAATTAGATCCACGTATTCAAATGATCAGGCAGTATGCAAACAATATTCAAAATGGAAATGCAAAACAGATAGTATTATCCGATCTTGATAGGTTTACAGAACTTACTTCTAACAACCCTGAAACAATAAAATTGTACTATGCTGAAGATGGCCGAGAATACTTGAGAGTTGCTTTAGTTCAGGCACATATCGATGATTCCAAACAGACTGTTCGTTTCGAATTTTTATTAGCTCCAGATCGTAAATCTCTAACCGCCAGTAACCTAGGTGATTTTGTTCATGAACTTCACCACACGATCGCTCAATACGATTATTATGCGCAACACCATACGCTTCAAAGAGACTCACAAATTGAAGAAGCAGAAGAAGTAACTTGTTCTCACCTTGGTAATTTAATACAAGGTCTAGCACTAAAAGATTATCCTACCACAGAGGATTCATCAGAGCTTTTAAAATCTGATATCGGAATTGACGCACCACAGGCAGCTGCACTTTTGGATAATTCTTATAGTTCAGAGCCTGGCAATCCAACCTGGAAGGTTATACAAGACCTTTCGTTGAGATTCGTCTTAAACAGGGGGATCGATAAGTTTAAAAATAAATATGGTGACAAAAAAACAATTTTTAGAATATTGCAAATTATAAAGAACGGAAAAATTAAGGAGGCTCTTATGAGTAAACAATTTGAAGCAGGGAGAGATAAAATTGACACCTATTATAGCCAAAATCCAATTAGTGAAGATATCCAACAACAAATTGAAACTCTACGCCAAGGGGGATATTTACACAACGACTTCATACCACAATCCTATTTATCACACTAAAAATCTAATATCTTCATCGATTGGTGACCCTACGGGGAATCGAACCCCGGTTATTTGGATGAGAACCAAATGTCCTAACCGCTAGACGATAGGGCCTTACTATGTATTAAATTTTCAATAGCCTTTCTGCTTTTCCACGACTTAATTATTTTTTCTCTCTTTCGAGCCAAAGAAAGGCTTGAAAACTTCTCAAAGTATATCAAATTCCAAGGCAATTTTAACTTCGTATATCTGGATCTTCCGGCATTATGATAATTTAGTCTTTGATATATCTCAGACGTTGACCCCACATAATAAGAATTATCCCTCAATGAAGCTAGAATATAAGTGTAATACATAACTTACTCTAACCGCTAGTCCCGATCCTTCGGATCGAGGATGCTCGGTCCCTTATATTCAGACCGGCAACGATAGGGCCGCGTGTTGTACAATTAAAACAGATGAATTCTATCAAATTTCGTCATCAAATTCTTTTAATTCTCATCACCGCTCTTTCATCAACAATTTTCTGGTTGATATTTTATCTCAATATACCCTCCCTGATTGGTTTTCCCGCCACCACCCTTGAGACGATCTTCTCAAACTACGACGGCCCAAATTATATGATTATCAGTAAATGCGGCTACAATCGTGACTGTATCGCTTCAAATTTTTCCCTTCCCTCTGCTCTCGAATATTACCCCGCTCATTTTCCGGCTTATCCGCTCATAATTCGCTTCTTTGACAATTTCTTATCCGGCCCCAAATCAATGCTTCTGGCCACTCTTTTTGGATCAATTTTCCTTAGTCTTATTTTATATAACTTTTTTAACCAGTTTATAAATTCCAAAAAATCACTCTGGCTATCAATTATCATGATATTTTTCCCCGGAAGATTGTTTATATTGCGTCAAATCGGCGCTCCGGAAACCTGGTTTGTGGCCTTTATTCTTCTTTCTATACTTCTCTTTCGCCAAAAAAAATATCTCTATTCTGCCTTATCCGCGGGTTTTTCCTTATCTTTTAAAAGCCCCGGTGTGCTATTGGGTGTGTCATATCTTGCTCTGGCTATATATGAACTTCTTTTCCAAGATTTAAAGCTTAAGGAAATCTTTCGAAAGTACATTTATTTTCTTTTTATTCCTCTGATCCTGCTTGCAATATTCTTTTTATATCATTTTCAAACGGGAGACTTTTTGGCTTATTTTCATAGCGGTGACAATTTTCACCTTAGCCTTTTCCCATATACTGTCTTTATAAGCAATCGATCCTGGATCAACACCATCTGGCTTGAGGACGTTATTTATATATATTTTATTTCTTTATACGGCATTTACCGTTTGAATAAAAAGTATCATCGTGATCTGGTTTCAATATTTCCATCTATATTCCTCCTTGCTACCCTTTTTGTCGCCCACAGGGATATCAGCCGATACATTACCCCTATCTATCCATTTCTCATGCTTTCTTTTCATAAAACTCTTACTCAAAAATCCTTCAAGCTTATCTTTGTCATCCTTCTGCCGGCAATTATCTTATATGCGATCAATTTCGCTATCGGTAATACCGCTCCCATTGCCAACTGGAAACCATATCTATAATCCATCATGACTGATTCTGTTACCCAAATACGTTCAAGTGACCAATCAATACGAAACCATCTTAAAAGCTACATGTCCTCTCTTGAATCAGGGGACACAAGTGTTTCACAGCTAGTCGACACTTACAAACAAATACGTCCATCACTCCACGTAAACCTCTTCTCGGACAAGATCGATATCGGTGCTTTAACGTATTGCCTAACCAGGCTCCCAAGATGTTTTTTTTATGTCGAAACCCTATTACTCGCACAACACCTATCCGATTTTCAAAACAAAGATCTTGATATCCTAAGCTGGCAAAACAGAATCGCCCCGGACCGGCGTAGACAGGTCTTTTACAATCCCAACACCAAAACCGCCATTACTTTTTTATCATCTGACTCGGATATTGATGACATTATAAATATCCTCATTTGTTTTCATATAGAATGGTCCAAGATTGGGAAAATCCTCACCGATAATGGTAAAGGTATAATCGATTTCGAAAAATACAGCCTATTTGGCCTAAACCAAACCGAGTGGCAAAGACTTAAAACTGTTCTCGGAAAAAATTGGAAAAACCATCTTCAAAGTAGCACAGAAATAAAAAACATTGTTATCAAGTTAATATCCCACTCCGATGAAAAATATCAACAAACAATTTCTGCGTGGTGGACCAATGTTTCTCAGAAATCATTTTACCTCGACTTTTCGAATTTGCCGATTTATTTTATTTCCTCCAACCAACACAGTCTGGTAAATATTATTGGTCGGTATGTCACCCAAAAAGAAAATGACATTTTTTATTTTATTCACAAAAAACACCCCGACCTTGAAAAAGAATGGCAATCAGTTAAAAACGGCAGTAATCTGGTAAGAATCACAGATTTTTTATATTATATTTCCGGAAAGTATTTCCAATCGTATCCGGATGAACAATTAAAAAAAATACAATATGAAGAATCTTTAGGAATTAAAAAAATCCAGAGCATCAACGAACTTATCTGTAACGTCCAAATATTTCCGGTTAGTATATTTTCTAAATTACCTGTAGTCGATCCGTCTCTTTCCCTTATCAACATAGACAAAATATCAAAAAGCGACGCTTTGATTGTAAATACCGATTATCCCCTTGGTTTTGCAGCCTATTATGTTTTTCGGGAAATATTATTAAAACAAAAAAACATCAGGGGTTTATATTCAATTGGCAAAGCTGCCATTTTATCCGGTGAAATCGGCGACATCCAGGTCCCTTCTTCTATCTTTGATGAAAGAACCGGAAACATATTTAAAATCAACAATTGTTTCAATCATGAAAATCCGATCATCTCAAAACAAAATCAGGTATTTTTAAACCAAAGAGCCATCTGTGTCTATAATCCCTTTCTCGAAAACGAAAAACAATTAAAAGGTTATATAGACACAGGTTTCAACATTGTTGAAATGGAATCAGGCCCACTTATGACTTCAATTGCTCAGTGGCAGTCAAGGAGAGATACTCCTCAAAATGTCGTCTTTAATATTGGCAAATTACCCTTTGACTACGGCATTATCAACTATGCCTCTGATAATCCTTTGTCAAGAACTTTAGGAGAGGGGTCAATGGCCATCAGGGGAGTTGAACCTACTTACTTGGCAACAATTAGCGTTCTTCAAAGAATCATCGATTTAGAGTGCATATAACTTTCCGTTATCGTCCTCAATCACCCCATCCATTATCATTTTCGATATCAAAATCGAAATTTCAGGAATATTCATGTTAATTTCTCTTGCCAGTTCGTCAGTTGTCATCGATTCCCGCCGTAAGACGCTTATTACTTTCTTATATTCAATATTAATATCGTTTTCCTCAAAAATATCCATTTGCGTTACATAATTTTTTTGACCTAAAATCTGGCCTGGGCTAACAGCGATTTTTGCCAAACCCTGGTCTATCAACCAATTGCTTCCCTCGGAGGCGGTTGAGGTTATTTGCCCCGGAACCGCAAAAATATTTTTCTTCTGCTTAAACCCAATTCTTGCCGTAATTAAACTCCCGGATTTTACTCCCGCCTCCACTATCAAAATCCCTAAAGTTGACATTCCTGAAACAATTCTATTTCTTTGAGGAAAACTCCACAACGTTGGTTTAAAATCAGGCTCATATTCCGAAACCACCAATCCGCCATTTTCTAATATTTCGGCATACATTTCGTCATTTTCTATCGGGGTTAAACAATTTAATCCGCAACCCAGTACGGCTATAGTTTTTCCACCCAAGCTCAAACATGTTCTATGCGCCTCACTATCAACTCCATACATAAAGCCGGAAATTATAACTACCTTGTTTGCCACCAAATCAGGCATAAATCTTGCAATGACCTCACGGCCGTATTTTGTCATTCTCCGGCTACCCACTACACTCAATGTTTTGGCAAACAATCGGGTATCCCACTCACCCCGGTAATAAAGTTTTTTTGGGCAACCCGATATTTTTTTAAGCTCCATGGGAAAACCCGATTGGTCCTGACAAATTTCATTGATTTTCCATTTCTTCCATTTATTCATTGGATATCTTTATAGTGTTTAGTATTTTCTCCCAATAGGCATACCGCATCGATTCTATATTTTGAATAATTTTTATTAACCTCAGGCCGTTCTATCAAATAAATTTGCGCCACTCTTCTGATTTGGGCAATCTTCCATCCGCTGATCATTTCTTCTGGTGTGCCGAATTTGTTATCGGTCTTAAATTTCACTTCCACAAAAACCAGTCTGTCTCTGTCGGTCATAACTAAATCAATTTCCCCGATATGACACAAAAAATTAGATTCAATCCACCCAAGCCCTTTTTTCTCCAAATACATTCTTGCCCTCTCTTCGCTACTTCTTCCTTTACTATAATTTTCAACTTTTACCTTCATTATTCTCCACTTCTAATTCTATATTGCAACGCCTCAGCCACATGAAATTCTGAAATTTCTCTGCTACCGCCCAAGTCGGCTATAGTTCTCGACACTTTTATTAGTCTAAAATATGTTCTGGCTGACAAATTAAATTTGTTTACCGCCTGTTTTAAAAGTAAATTTGCTCTTTTTGTCAGTTTTGCAAATTCTTTTAAGTGGGAATTTTTCATATCCGAATTACTATGAACCCCGGATATATTTCTGAACCTATCAGTCTGAATTCCCCGGGCTTTAATTACTCTTTTCCTGATCATGGCCGAAGTTTCTCCTCTATTTTCTGCGTCGACGTTAACCATTAGTTTGTTTACATCCACAGCCGGGACATTTAGATGCAAATCAATTCTATCCATTATTGGCCCTGATAATTTTTTTTGATAATTCATAATTTGGTGAACACTGCATTTGCACTCTTTTTTTAAATCACCCAGATACCCACACGGGCAGGGATTTGCTGCTGCCACCAACATAAATTGTGCCGGAAAACTCATCGACCCCGCCGATCTGGAAATGGTTACATTGCCATCCTCAAGCGGCTGCCTTAATGCCTCCAATGTATTTCTACCAAACTCCGGAAATTCATCTAGAAACAATACTCCTCTGTGGGCCAAAGACACCTCCCCGGGGTGAGGGTTACTACCTCCTCCGATCAAACCCACCAAAGAAGTTGTATGATGTGGTGACCGAAAAGGTCTTGTCCTTACCAACGAACCTCCCGGGGGGATATTTCCCGTAACTGAAAATATTTTTGTAACTTCC from Candidatus Shapirobacteria bacterium encodes the following:
- a CDS encoding methionine--tRNA ligase, producing MDQITYADFSKVEFRVGQIIEAVCVPKSEKLIRMRVDFGELGVKTVYSGIHKWYEPEELIDKKTVFVVNMVPKKIMGEESEAMIFAADDEENGMISILLLEKDMKNGVKVF
- a CDS encoding phosphomannomutase/phosphoglucomutase, whose amino-acid sequence is MKINPNMFRGYDLRGIANVDLNPEIVQNIGRAYGTYLSNKDIKDAVVGRDCRQTSLEYSEALIKGIRQSGINVVDIGLTMIGTFYWSQHHLNIRGGVFVTASHNPAEYNGFKIASDLSETLVSDGMKELRIKVENDDYVQNKPQGTYKEYDINEPYFREIIKLFPQNKKLKILIDPSHTTAGVMVPSLLRRLGHEVIEMHCNIDPTFPLGTPDPTESFVAKRLSQEVVSAGADIGFTYDSDGDRIGIVDEKGGIIWNDVLLAIFAADVLAHHPGEKIMFNTLCSKIVPETIVANGGVPFMWRTGHSFLKKKNQEIKAAFIGELSGHFFFSADFYNHDDGIYSTVRLIDYIARTGKTLSEAVLKLPQYISSPEIKIGSPDDKKVALMSKISQILKKDYPSAEIVDDERAGDGVRLDMPDSMFVVRYSQNGPYLTIKFEARTQTKYEELKKYIANLMRTFPHDVDWSFGANLESLE
- a CDS encoding aminopeptidase; amino-acid sequence: MTKYQPSVEILDRYADVLVNFALNHGKGMKKGEVVFLQVPESAKPLLVSLQKIVLRSGGHAIIQYLPDEIQKDFFALASDEQINFFPAKFLKGKIDQADHFLTILAETNLHELEGIDPYKIMDRNRSMKPYLDWRNVKEAKGKFSWTLGLYATPAMAKEAGISLKSCWKQIIRACYLDNHSPVNKWKKVQIEINRVKDKLNKLNIESLHIKSRNCDFTVGIDRNRKWLGGNGANIPSFELFISPDWRKTNGHIFFNQPLYRYGNLIKNINLDFKAGIVINATANYGQKVLTDLLKVENANKIGEFSLTDKRISKINSFMAETLYDENFGGRFGNTHIALGNSFRDSHPGNTSKITAKEWDDLGFNDSAIHVDLISSENRMVTATLENGTQIIIYKDGVFCI
- a CDS encoding fibronectin type III domain-containing protein, giving the protein MKVLSKVVYVSVISIFIVSLTCVWWYQKKEFVLAQGAVVSRGISGDFWADTVIGKRDFGEIAPREVVPFKVSSPGGTIIDRSVSPGRLYVWDSGNSRILGINLANCYSGDSPCSADLVIGQPSASDYGACNQDASFDTYPNRRPASASTLCGMPESTRTTLEDKSFVSMFVDDYGNLFVADSQNNRVLKFISPFTTDTVADEVWGQADFSGNQCNISGGIGNGFSASPPPTAFSICFHSIGAAGGGVTIDKFGNLWVADGGNNRVLRFPRDTQTGIISKTADVVLGQPNFTTGGDWSYGSSPDRLHGPGAVRYDGNNARILVADTYNNRVLQFSEPFSVGMSGAIFGADHTNPVAVEIDPDGRGIFVYDNNVWSGRIRLWDSNGTNVITQLSVEALGGGSVGIDSEGSLLPSSYVYGQDVYRFTKQSDGSYLQTKRLFSPPYGYNFTSARRFEHPGFVGVAIAGNQLIAGNNRVLFWNDKDSLVNGQTPDGYVGVSNFSELPNPGYEQIKVDSDNRVWIMRSNQVVLYQAPLSIGASAVKIISSPIQVLGGGQVNFDDAHGLAITEHSEFLWVSDTINHRVFRIRTPLTDPVVDVVLGQNDINGNECNRGVVPQPNSGTALTADLNMLCYPGALAIDKKGNLYVSDHYLESAGNWRLLMFSSALFPSDNAEVMYATFATKSFPRKSSSNSYPHMTFEPTFNSLNQMVVGQNPYGGNRFVEYYNDPALVNQNNPSDPEFAKPDGYLSDFYNWPVGAVFDSNDDLYVFDANRGQIRIYKNPIPVLVPTSIPTPTNTPTPIPIPTAQPIVISAISATNITSSSVVINWTSSNPGTSRVSYGVMSIFLNNSTTLDNNLTKIHSVKLSGLSRGRKYYYKVHSKNASGVEYSSSVKNFTTKR
- a CDS encoding MGMT family protein is translated as MSKFRDKVYKIVKKVPVGNVTTYKVIADIMGCKCYRAIGQALRNNPFAPEVPCHRVVKSNGKIGGYFGFKDGKYQKKKMELLKEEGVKICNGRVSDFKEILFRDL
- a CDS encoding TraX family protein, with product MTSFHIKLIAIIAMVIDHVSLFFYPDNLALKIVGRLSFPLFAFMVAIGARHTQNISKYFLRMLIFALISQTPYHLTHRLINPEFSKLNVLFTFSLALLAIILSTKITKVLVKLIPIVLSAAAAQFLKTDYGALGLLLVISFYYFFDNFKISSFSQVIFAFLATLISVSGFKQFSISQIDLGPAISLLTIPIIYSYNYKEGPKAKYLFYIFYPLQYTIIYLTMTIFSR